A window of Watersipora subatra chromosome 10, tzWatSuba1.1, whole genome shotgun sequence genomic DNA:
CAGTTTCTGATTCACTGAATGAGACTGAGTCCAATTCCTTATTATTTAATCTGACTGCATCTGTAACCGTCTCTGGCACACTAATACTTACATCTTACATCTTCTTCATAGAACGTACTAGAGCCGGTTGCGGCAAGCGGCACGCCTCATATGTTGAGCAGTTGTTAACACTAgataatattgtaatttattgccatattagcaattaattgtttattgttgATGTGATGTACAGCTTTTAAATTCATGAACAGTCTTTGGTGAAAAGCTGTTGTGATAAACAGACGTTCTTGCATATATAGTAGGAGGATCGCCTCTTCCAGCAGCTCGTGTGACAGTCGTACTAACTCGGTCCTGCATTAATTCATCATAGGTGGTAATTAATGAGTTGTGATTCTGGTCAGAGGAGAGGAGTCGCATTAGCAGATTTTGTCTACTGACCTTCCGTCTTTCACATAGTGTTTGCATATTTAAAGTATCTAAAGCTTTGGTGATGCTATCTCTTCCTTTCAGTTTACATATAAAACGTAGTGCGTTGCTTTGCACCATTTCAAGTTCATGTTGTAGTAGCTTAGTAGAGTTCATGTTGTAGTAGCTTAGTAGCAGATTGTACATACTGGTTGCAACAGCAACATACTAGTTGCAGATGTTgaagtagtagcagcagtaggtGAAGAATCAGTGAGAGATGTAGATGATGTAAGGATTGCTTTTGAatttgttgttgttattattcttGAAGCTGTATCTGCATCTGTTGTAGTAAATGTAGCAGTAGCATCTGCACTTCTTGTAGTCGCAATAAAagatgttattttttattattagaaGCCTTAAATTTGATATAGTTCCTCACCATTTTTCTTCTATTGATTTAGATAGAATTGTCAGTAAAATCTGCCAGCATGGAAGGAACTTGTGAATTGTGATGTGAGGAGATCCAATTTACGGTCACTCACGAGGAGAGAATCAATGCGCACTTCCACTTACCGGCAAGACTCAAGTGGCAGATCAGAGATGTTTTACTCAGTAGCCAATGAAAACACTTGatacaaacatatttaaataagaaaTGTTAAATCGTTGACTAGCTACGAAGACTCAAGCAAAATGAAACGTAACccgagccgtatagtttcacaaacTATACGGCACTGTGAAACTATAtgacacaaacaaaaacaaggAAGTTATTCAACCCTTCACAAAAGCCACACTACTTAAAGATTGGGGCAAaaaaaaacaggtttgcttGTGTAAAAGGAGCAATTGCGTGACACGGGCGTGAGATGCGTGAggcattgaacttaaaacccctgaacttaaaaattaaattaaattgaacTTAAAAAGGGGTTTTTAGTTCAATGgcgtgaggcatggggcaattgcgtgagtctcacgcctaatgcgtgagtctcacgcccaatctCTGGCAGGTATGTACACCAACTACTACTAACACGATATAATACCAAAATCCACAAGAGACCTGAACAGAACGACTAAGCTGCAATAAACCTAGGTGACTAGAAAACAACAGTATTTGGAATAAAGGCACTTATATAGGCATTTAAGAATTATCCTCTGAACAGAATGAGTAttgaaaattattacaatatttaaaaaaagcctAAAAGAGACCGCGGGTCACAGTAACCGGCGAATAAAAAGAGGTGATATTGAAATGGAAAGGAGCTCTCTCCAGTGTTTGAACGCGCGTAGAGCTTGAACTTTATGGCTACTCCGTAAAGACATGTTGTGTGTGTGCATATCACTGACTAGTTTGACCAAGTAATTTgaggctttttgtttttgcactttgttttggataaatttttttaataaatactgcCTACGGCTAGCAATTGTTGGTAAATTTAACAGTCGGCGACCACAAGTTACTGAGAACTTAACTGGAGCTGAAAGTATAATACGTATTGCCTGATTTTGAATTCTTTCAAGAGATGTAGATTTTGCTTGCGAAATAGTTAGGAAGAGGGAAGAACAATACTCTAAAACAGTCCTTACTATGGATGTATATACCAGCTTAGCTTGCTCTACAGTGAGATATTTTTTGAATTTAGACGAGAGGTAAACTAATTTATTCACTTTCTGACAAAGAGCTTCAATATGAGGACCAAAAGTCAACTCAGAGTCTAACGTAACACCTAAAATAGAAAGGGTGGGCTGGGATTTTAGAATGTCGCCAGACATGCTTATTGCATATTGTTCTGTTATTTTTCTATTAGAGAAAATACAAAACTGTGATTTAGCTATATTTAGCTGAAAAAGGTTATTACTATACCATGTAGAGGCCTGTTTAAGTAACTCTGAACATGACATTAGTGAGTCTTCAACAGACGTACCAATGCTAAAAATCAAGGTATCATCTGCATAAGCAAATTATGTAGGCTGAGTGACAAAAAAATCATTAACAGCCAGCAAAAATAAAATGGGACCTAGTATAGAACCTTGAGGGACTCCACTATTAATGGGAAGCATAGATTACTTAGAGCCACCAACTTTCATAACCTGCGTGCGATTAAATAAATAGGAACGAACTAGTTCAGTAGCATTGCCTGATATATCATAGTCCTTAAACTTGGATATGAGTAGCTTGTGGCTgactgataataaaaaattataataaaaaattaaatctaTTAAATAAAATCGTTTCACAATAGCATTACAAACATCGCAAAcaaatagcaatagaacaacaaaaatggatcgcacgctgctagtaaagaaaagtttatctagtaaaagtaatctcagtttaaTTTTACTCGTGATACACGCGAGTATTgtgattaatatttattataacaaaacaattaCTACTCTGTAATGTTTTAATCTggattggcagcaaacaaacgctggtaGGTAATTATGAAATGTTGTTTGGATAATAAATCAATCTCGGGAGTTAtagtattttaaataattatgttttgattaaattataataaaaagttaaatcaattaaatgaaatcttttcacaataacaatacaaacatagcaaacgacatgaatttatttaattatagataaaatttttcatattttcactCGATCAAgatgttaattaaattaaatttgatgATAATCAATCATTCACATTATGAACATGAGTTTTTACatcatataattaaatattaatgtttATATGATCATAGTATTAATTACTATAACATCAAAGTATCCAGTGGCAGGTTTCAGTGACAAAGATAAAGCATTAAACATAAATTtgatatagttataataactaattataataataatggaaTGGAAGTCGCATTATAATTATGAGTTTTTTAATCAACAGAATAAGCGGATGTGTAAACAAAATATGTTGTCACAATTTGAACAGCAATGAATACTTGTCATTAGTTCCCATTATTTATTTCTTGGCAAATAAAATCCGTATAATAGCAATCACCTGTATGTGATCGGTTACTGTATTAAGTAGTAATACAACAACATTGTCCTCTTATTTGTTTCTAGGTATTGTCTTCCTCTGTGTATGAGATGAGTAAGCGATTACTAGATATATGTCAGTCACCCACAGGTTACACTCCCACTTAAAAAACAGTAAGACGTGTTAAACCAAACGGAGCTCATAGCAAGGTTGTCCAGAATGATATACAGGTAAAGACATATCTGGAtttctttttatgttgtctATCTCCAATTAATAATTCTCCTTCTTTCTTCTATCAACATGATGCTACCTTGCCATATGTGTGGTTTTGTTAGCCTGAGAATGGCATCGCCATGCCCAGGCTGGTTTGTATTACATCTTGCTATCGACCTACGATTGATTAGGCATGCTTCCTCAATAAACCATGTACATGTTAATATAACTTATCAACAGTTGACATATGTTCCTATCCTTGCATGCTTTGTATTTTGTCCCACTCTCACTACCTCGTTAAGTTCTTATTCAGTGGATGACACAACACAGCAAGCTAGGACTTTTCATTGTTGGTGCATAATGAAGCTTTTTTAATTGTGAGTTTTAAGATGGTGGTGTCTCTTTTATGACACAGATTAGTCCGGCGCTATAATATTCTGACAGATAACTTTACTTTGTGTATGGTGTAAAGAAAACTTCTCTGGAGAGTTTGTTGTTTTTACtcagaaattattttgttaacatGTCACACTCATTGCAGGCATGGGTTTACAAGATTGTCAAGGTTGCAAAGAATAGAAAGTACAAGCTGTGGTTGCACATAATTTATGAACCGCTTTACTGATCGCAGTTTGATCGTTAAGGCTGGCGTTAAGGCGTTAAGGCTGTTTTTTCAGACACTATATACAGCAGAGGGTATGTTAATTTAAACCTCGCCAACCattcaaaataattcaaatcaATCTTTATCTGCAAGTATAGTTTCAGGTGTGACTTTGTACATACAATGTTGGGGAAAGAATATGACcatattattgttatgtttataaaataaatgcttGGATGATTCAAACCAGCAACTGCCTTCGCTTATGTTTTACAATGTAACGATTAACCAATGTTTGATAGTTTAACTATGGAGTTAACTCTTTCGTTCAACCGAgaatgtccactagttagttgAACATCCTTGGTTCAACTGTATTCATTCaattcatttttattgattaaggTCTTCATTTACACATTCAATGTTCATTGATATGGTTgttttatagatattttttggACATACAGCTAAATCAAGCCAAGCTTACTGCTCAAAGAAGACTTGAATATCCTGATAATGAACCGCTCTCTTGCCTAGTCACAACTTTTGAGGATTATGATGGGATTGTGTTGATAGAACCAGATTTGGTGCTTGATCAGAAACAGAAAGATGATGAGACAAGTTTCTGTGATTGTCTGACCAACACAGCTAAGTAAGTTTCTGTTGCACAAATCAAGGTCTCCTTGCCTGATGCCTATATAATACAGAAGGACATTTGAGTGACCTGTTCTGATAATTTGTGGAATATGATATGAGGTGGGCCTATATTTTGGTATAAGCTATTGCAATTGTACTTCAAAAGATTTGGCTGTATTCtcctgctatagctattatgTTAAAGCAAACTTTAAGGTCAACCAAGGGAAAATCACATTCATatttatatgtatctatatgaATTCATGTTGAAGGTTTGAATGTTCATTGTTATAAACAAATCAAAGAAGAGTTGCAGTTGCTTGCCAGTACAAAGAACCCCTCTATACTTTGTACATCGAACACCAAACTGGACACTATAGGTATAGCAGATATGGAAGATGAGTTTAAGTTAAGGTAAGACTTTAGATACAATGTCAGTTCATTCGTTGCTTGGGAGTCATGTGTCGCTTGCTGTATAGGTATAAAGGTATAAGTGAGCATAACGAGAGGTCAATCAGCGTCAACCATTGCTTCCTTTAACCAACAACATGCAAGGCCTGATATGTATTTCTGATGCAAGCCAGACATAAATTGAGATGCAAATGTCATCGTTATTTTGACTTTCATTTCAGAACACCAGCACTCCATTTCATTCTGACAACAGCATTAACAAAAAAGGCAAGCTGAGTCAAGAGAAAGCTACATCAACAATATCTGTGATTAGTAAAATAGCCTATATGAGCTGCCTTCATCTGTCAGCGTATGCCAAGATGGTAGGCTTGAGCCTTCGAACCTCTGGCACTACAAAAAGTCAAATTAACAGAATGAGTAAACTATACGACTATGTGAGATACACCAGAACGACTAAAATCTTGGATGATTGTGCTAGTGAATCCAAAAGTCTCATTGAGGCGTGGAAAGGGATACCGGTCACCCATTGCGGTGATAACTTGGATGTGAGGGCCAAGGTTCGCCATGAAGATGGTGGTATTAGCAGCTTCGATTGCCACATGTATAAcaatatgatattttaaccaagATTTCCAGTCATGCAACTTAGTCCGGCTTTTCTTAATGTTCCCCATAAAGATGATTTAGATTACAGCCAGTTTCTTCTGAGCGATTCTGATGAAGAACAGTTCAAGAACTTGATGACATCAGAGATTCTTGTCTCGTGGCGCCAGAATGACTTGACAACAGCAATTCCATCTTACCCACCAAACAAGTATTCTAGTGAAATGTCATCTAAATCACAAAAGGTATCTATTTTATCAATCTGTCTGTTTATGCTACCCCTGTACCAAACCAAACTTTCTTTTTGATCCATTAAATGCTTTCAATCAATTACTGACTTTTACAGTCTAAGCTTTCTTACTTAAAGTTGCGTTCAAGTTGAAGAGCTTGAATCTCAGCCCTCATACATAGCCTATGATTTCTTATTATGTTTGACACTTATCTGTAACTCTCATTATTTTTCGTTCAAGCTACATGCTGGAGTCATCCTGAAAAATGAATTGAAGACTGGAGATATGCATGATATCCTAACATACTGTACCCAATACATAGCTCCGGAAGAAAAAAAGGTATGTGTGTTTGTTGAACTCtgaatttttttgtcatttaggTGAGGCTGCTGTTTTTGAACCACCATCTGGGTGTATCTATGTGTTGCAATATCCAATGTTTTATACCTAGAAACACTCATATTGTAGATACCATATCGAGGAGACGTTGGAACCTACAAGGTAGCGAAGAAGGCTCTGAATGTTTCTGACCAGGACTTACCTTTTGTACCATGTATCGGTCCATTCTATCTCCAGATGGAATGGTGTCAGGTGTTTGATAATTCAGTTACTCCTGTGACATAACACCTTATTCACACATTTGTATTGTCAAAATTGTATGACCTTTCTTCATGCTTTTGtattgtgtgtgctgctcaatTTGGTTTATGGAACCTTATAAAAGATAAACATTGTTATGATTGTAGAATTTGAATATATTTTGTAGCTGATATTTGATCTTTTCTACGATGAGACCAGTGGAAGAGATACCGGAGCCCTTCATGCCCTGAGAGTGATTCTGAATGCTAAGCAGGTACCTCCACCCGCAGAGATCAGGAAGAACTATTACGCTACAAACCTTTTCCTCGACAAAGTGCTAGATAGTTTCCTAGTGGAGCTGTTCAAATTGAAAGACCTCAGGAATGGTTTTAGTCAGGAAGATGGTAAATGTTGGCGACCGATTGGTTAATTGTGAACCAATAGTTTTGATTGAACCATGAAAAAAGCTGGTGTCTGCTTATTCGGTTGTTCTACATATATCTGCTGTAATCTGTTGGTAGTTCTATTGTTGCGATTTAGTAGGACTGTTgatgtaattacatgtatattataggcttttgtaaaataatattaaaataatgcatTTGTCTCTCACTGGCAAAGCAAGCATTTtactgtgttttttttatttcagtgGACAAAGCTGGTATAGAGGTGTGTGACTTGATCTTCAACAGTAAAGAACTGCCTGAGCTACTCTCAAATCGATGCCCTGTTTGCCAAGGTAGAGGTTACAAAAACCATAACACactaagaactcatatagtgtATAAACACCCTGAGGTATGTCTGATTTAGGCATTACCTTAAttaatgcattcaataaaattttcTTCTGTCCATCCTATAAGGGTTATCAAAAAGTTTAACTTTAAACTCTAACTTTTAGCTACTTGGTTATTAAGGTGAAATTTTATAACACCATTGTGAAAGAGAGAGACTGGTCATGATATGAATGAAGGATTATATTCCCACcaactttgacaattttttatCTGTTTCATAGCATTTCACCTTGGAGCAAGACGAGAATCCAGACGCTGTATATAATTCCGCCATGGCCTTGCTCAAGTTCCTTCTCATCAAGTGAGCCTTGGACTGGAGTATAAAGACAGCAAATGGCGACATGGTCACACTACTGATGAAGAGGATGATGATATACTACCGGGTATCAGGAAAGGTACATTATGCCAAAGCCTGCTTTGAGAATGTAGCCCaagtacaaatatttttatctcaGCGAATGAAAGAGATGGTCATATATGTTGCATTTGTTAACAATCAGGGGGGATAAGCGACAATATGGGGATGGACCTGGATGTCGAGCATAAAAATCGGTTTTTCAAAGAGCATTTCACTAGCATTTCAGCTAGAGAGCAAAGTACTAGACCGCCTGTCATTCTCACAAAATAAACTTCAACTAATGCTAGACAACTTTTACAACCAGTTTGCTATCAGATCTGCTAGGTCAGCCCATAGAATGAACAGTGAACTTTATCATGAAGATGTAGTCAAATTGTGCAGGCAATTGGCAAATCACCAACTTTTTATCCAGATTCCTAGCAGAACACTTTTTAGTTCTAAACTGCTCAAATGAAGCCATGATCCTCTATTGAGGTTAGACATGTACAACTTCAAGCAGTGGTTAACAGTCAGTTATGGCTCCATGTGCAAAGATGTGTTCTTTAAgaaaaatttttgtatttttgtattccATTGTTTCAAATGCTTATGCTTCAGTGCTCTGCCTGAAACTGCAAACGTTGAACTACTGCCttttactagatcaagtcacgtgaCCATGACGATAGACTTTTAAACGCTTCACGTCTAATATATTGTGAGATCTGAATCAaacgacacgcttccattagtacCAGTCttagcgtcatatgtaacatatgtcgctagttttgcagaagttattttaccttttttcgctatgtgtaccaggctctctctctcccaattccccacaagagccatgcccaggccaGTGCTGAATCACATGAGTGGAAACTACTGGGGAAACGACTGTGTGGTTTATGTTTGTTTTTGGCCAATTATATCTTTGGCCTCACCCTCACTGGCAATAATACCAACAAACAGGATTTTCAATAATCATACTCATACTGCCCTATATTGAGCAACAGCTCCTAATTGGAAATAAAATCTATATATTGATATTGGACTTGATACTCTGTTTCATTCTCAGTACATTGGCAGTAACGACAATGCAAGTCTGATCATCAAGGGCTGGGTCAGATGGCTCAGGAGGTTTCATCACGAAACTTTTGGTACACATCCTTTTCTTCTTTGGTAGAGCAGCAGTTCTTGGGAGTCGTTGGATTGATTTTTTAGGCGCTGCAAAGGCGATACCCTCTTTTTTGGGCAGTAAGGCTAGCAGCCGGTGTTCCATGGCAAGAAGGTCCTAGTGTAAAAGGTGTTGATCATCTGGTGGAATAGCCAGGTATGTGAGGCTGGTAATTCTCTTTAACGTTTCTCTAGCAAGTTCCAGGGGCTGACAACTTGAAGTGAATGTGGGAGGCGGGTCATCAGCTGGTTCATCAGACATATGAGTAGAGCTTGATCGTTCTGTCTCTGCACTGTGATTGCAGTCTGGCAATGGCATCACTGATGAGATGACATGCCTGTCAAGTTTCATGCATGGGCAGTTGAGGTATTTATATGGAAGATCTACAAACTCCAAACCGCTGTGCCCTATTACCATGAATGCGTTTACATGGGTGAATGTTCTGCT
This region includes:
- the LOC137406069 gene encoding uncharacterized protein isoform X1 yields the protein MQLSPAFLNVPHKDDLDYSQFLLSDSDEEQFKNLMTSEILVSWRQNDLTTAIPSYPPNKYSSEMSSKSQKLHAGVILKNELKTGDMHDILTYCTQYIAPEEKKIPYRGDVGTYKVAKKALNVSDQDLPFVPCIGPFYLQMEWCQLIFDLFYDETSGRDTGALHALRVILNAKQVPPPAEIRKNYYATNLFLDKVLDSFLVELFKLKDLRNGFSQEDVDKAGIEVCDLIFNSKELPELLSNRCPVCQGRGYKNHNTLRTHIVYKHPEHFTLEQDENPDAVYNSAMALLKFLLIK
- the LOC137406069 gene encoding uncharacterized protein isoform X2; amino-acid sequence: MQLSPAFLNVPHKDDLDYSQFLLSDSDEEQFKNLMTSEILVSWRQNDLTTAIPSYPPNKYSSEMSSKSQKLHAGVILKNELKTGDMHDILTYCTQYIAPEEKKIPYRGDVGTYKVAKKALNVSDQDLPFVPCIGPFYLQMEWCQLIFDLFYDETSGRDTGALHALRVILNAKQVPPPAEIRKNYYATNLFLDKVLDSFLVELFKLKDLRNGFSQEDVDKAGIEVCDLIFNSKELPELLSNRCPVCQAFHLGARRESRRCI